GAAACTGAATCGCAGGTGGTCCGCGGCGCGAAGCCGGGGTTACTCGCCGAACTCCTCTTCGAGGAGCTTCACGTTGCGCTGGTTGGCCTTGAAGACGGCGTCGACGATGGAACCGAGGATCGGAATCGACCCGCCGACCGCGTCGAAGACGACGTTGGCGAGCATCCGGAGCACGGTGTCCTGGGAGGCGCCCATCCGCGCGCCCTCGGCGACGATGTACAGCGAGATGGCCGCCGAGACGGCGTCGCCGCCCACCGGCAGCAGTCCGAGGATGGGGTCGAGGCCGATCTTGTAGTTGACGACCGGCACTTCGACGGCCTCGTCGAGCAGGTCGGCGACGGCGCGCACGCGCTCCATCCCCGGCGGTTCGTCGCTGACGTTCACCTCGATGGACTGGCCTTCGGAATCGGTACCCATAGCTGTTCGCGGTAGGACCCCCGAGGGAAAAGTTCGCTGGCCCGTCCGCGTCTGCCCGCGAATCGACGGCTCGAATCGCCCGGCGGGTGACCGACGGTACACTTTTTTGGCCCCGCCGGGCGACCACTCGACATGGAGTACACGACGCTCGGCGACACCGGCATCGAGGTCAGCCGACTCTGTCTGGGTTGCATGAGTTTCGGGTCGAGCGACTGGCGGCCGTGGGTGCTCGACGCCGAGGAGGCCGAGGAGATCATCGACCGGGCCATCGACCTCGGCATCAACTTCTTCGACACCGCGAACATGTACTCGAACGGCGAGAGCGAGCGCGTACTGGGCGACGCGCTTGAGGGTCGGCGCGACGAGAGCGTGGTCGCGACGAAGTGCTACTTCCAGATGGACGACGAGGACCCCAACTCGGGCGGCCTCTCGCGGAAGGCCATCGAGCAGGAACTCGAGAACTCGCTCGACCGCCTCGGGATGGACGCCGTCGACCTCTACCAAATTCACCGCTGGGACGACGACACGCCCATCGAGCAGACGCTCCGGGCGTTGGACGACGCGGTGCGGCGCGGGAAGGTACGGCACGTCGGCGCGAGTTCGATGTGGGCCTACCAGTTCGCCGAGGCGCTCCGGACCAGCGACCTCGAAGGCCTCGAGCGGTTCCAGACGATGCAGAACCACTACAACCTCGTGTATCGGGAGGAAGAGCGCGAGATGCTCCCGCTGTGCGACCGCGAGAACGTCGGCGTCCTGCCGTGGAGTCCGCTGGCGAGGG
This genomic window from Halorussus vallis contains:
- a CDS encoding DUF4112 domain-containing protein; protein product: MGTDSEGQSIEVNVSDEPPGMERVRAVADLLDEAVEVPVVNYKIGLDPILGLLPVGGDAVSAAISLYIVAEGARMGASQDTVLRMLANVVFDAVGGSIPILGSIVDAVFKANQRNVKLLEEEFGE